From Etheostoma cragini isolate CJK2018 chromosome 17, CSU_Ecrag_1.0, whole genome shotgun sequence, one genomic window encodes:
- the dennd10 gene encoding DENN domain-containing protein 10: MAATETQLMLSVGLIEKDVNGDTLWVWCYPSVGSDLRPLLLSKCCLTQDSRDFHTFVFGQFCRIWYYITTAEVQEPTALNKVTHFSIVVTAKDFNPEKYAALSRILCRMYTKHGSPVRMMEAYVTVLTKGICQSDENGSFLIKDYDVRKAYLAGSVKDVVSQFGMETIILYTALMLKKRIIVHHPRIEALLEFTRVLPTLTWHRKDWSILHPYVHLTDTELEDLKKCPGYVAGFVDPEVSNRSDLFDVYVNLPDSVITVSQSAKEAMAMGKLHKDIGHLIVQSAEDPERSDSQVIKDISLKTKEILANLVALAEECEDSKITLEGLKQRHFPPATENFLFHLAAAEQLLRI; encoded by the exons ATGGCAGCAACTGAAACGCAGCTTATGTTAAGCGTCGGATTAATCG AGAAAGATGTGAATGGAGACACACTGTGGGTATGGTGCTATCCCTCTGTGGGCTCAGACCTGAGGCCACTCCTGCTCAGCAAGTGCTGTCTGACACAGGACAGCCGGGATTTCCACACCTTTGTGTTTGGTCAGTTCTGTCGCATCTGGTACTACATTACCACAGCGGAGGTGCAGGAACCTACAGCACTAAACAAG GTCACTCATTTTTCAATAGTAGTTACAGCAAAAGACTTCAACCCTGAGAAGTATGCTGCACTTAGTAGAATACTCTGCAG GATGTACACCAAACATGGCAGTCCAGTGAGGATGATGGAGGCGTATGTCACCGTCCTCACCAAAGGAATTTGCCAGAGTGATGAAAACGGCTCATTTCTAATTAAGGATTATGATGTTCGGAAGGCGTACTTGGCGGGTTCGGTTAAAG ATGTTGTGTCTCAGTTTGGTATGGAGACCATCATCCTGTATACCGCTCTCATGTTGAAGAAGAGGATCATTGTCCATCACCCTCGGATTGAAGCACTGTTGGAGTTTACAAG AGTTCTCCCGACCCTGACATGGCACAGGAAAGACTGGTCCATCCTGCACCCGTATGTACACCTGACTGATACTGAGCTAGAGGATCTCAAGAAATGCCCTG GATATGTAGCAGGATTTGTAGATCCGGAAGTAAGCAACAGATCCGACTTGTTTGATGTGTACGTGAACCTCCCAGACAGTGTCATCACAGTATCCCAGAGTGCTAAAG AGGCCATGGCTATGGGGAAGTTGCACAAGGACATTGGCCATCTCATTGTCCAGTCTGCAGAGGATCCTGAGAGGTCAGATAGCCAGGTCATTAAG GATATTTCTCTCAAGACTAAAGAGATCCTTGCCAACTTGGTGGCCCTGGCTGAGGAGTGTGAAGACTCTAAAATCACATTGGAAGGTTTAAAGCAGCGTCACTTCCCCCCGGCGACGGAGAACTTCCTCTTTCATTTGGCAGCTGCCGAGCAGCTCTTACGGATATAG